The window atgaaccatGTGTGTATAAGAAGGCTAGTGGGAGCATGATCGCCTTTCTTGTATTATATGTGGATGACATTCTGCTGATGGGTAATGATGTTGGTATGCTCACTTCTGTAAAGGTCTGGTTGTCTAATACTTtctccatgaaggatttgggagaaGCGACCTATATTCTAGGTATtcggatctatagagatagaccGAAAAGATTGATAGGTCTATCCCAAGCTCTATATCTGGATAAGGTGTTGAAGAGGTTCAACATGCAAGATTCCAGAAGAGGATTGCTCCCTGTGAGACACGGTATCCATCTCTCTAAAGCAATGTCTCCCAAGACCCctgaggagagagagaagatggcACAGGTGCCTTATGCTTCGGCTATAGGTAGCTTGATGTATGTTATGCTGTGTACAAGGTCGAATATTGCGTATGCTGTTAGTATGACTAGCAGGTATCAATCCAACCCAGGACTTGATCATTGGACTGCTGTCAAGAACATCCTTAAATACTTGAGAAGAACTAAGGATATGGTTATGATATATGGAGGAGGTGAGTTGAGACTAGACGGGTTTACAGATTCTGATTTTCAATCAGATGTGGATGATAGAAAGTTTATCTCCGGTTATATATTCACCTGTAATGGAGGTGCAGTTAGCTGGAAGAGTTCTAAGCAAGAGGCAACTGCAGATTCCACTGCAGAGGCTGAGTATATTGCTGCATCTGATGCAGCGAAGGAGGCAGTTTGGATTCGGAAGTTTGTGACTGAACTCGGTATTGTTCACTCCATATCCTCACCAGTAGAGCTGTACTGTGATAATACTGGAGCAATTGCTCAGGCAAAGGAACCGAGGTCACATCAGAAGTCCAAACACATTGAGAGgagatatcatattatcaGAGAGATTATCGGGAGAGGCGTTGTAGCTGTGCAGAAAGTAGCTTCAGCAGATAATGTTGCTGATCCACTCACGAAGGCCATGACGCAGCAGCAGCTAGAGAAACATCTTGAGAAGATGGGTCTTAGATACTGTACTGAGTGGCTCTAGTgaaagtgggagattgttagtgatatgctctagagcttgatttatgtatttgaataattccttttatggcaataaagtttattctattattcgtatattgtctatgtttattagaataaagtccttaagatattttgaatgcttcattcttaagagttaagaatatgagtgacgaagtaattcggtaagaatatctttaaactgttcacgatcgtaggagacttaactggacattatttctccagatagatcgtcacctctatctgtttccatgattagtatacagatactaatgaagatggagtagtgagtctcatactatttgataactgttatcatgacagatatgtggatacttatatgataagtagtcgaacgtgacgtgcagataacattcatacggtaatttactaatgtcaatgaatgttgtttggatcgtattagtgcatatagtccttagacctgagatggaacgctactgctaatgtatttgtgcttagcgtgagt of the Punica granatum isolate Tunisia-2019 chromosome 6, ASM765513v2, whole genome shotgun sequence genome contains:
- the LOC116212138 gene encoding secreted RxLR effector protein 161-like, with protein sequence MAQVPYASAIGSLMYVMLCTRSNIAYAVSMTSRYQSNPGLDHWTAVKNILKYLRRTKDMVMIYGGGELRLDGFTDSDFQSDVDDRKFISGYIFTCNGGAVSWKSSKQEATADSTAEAEYIAASDAAKEAVWIRKFVTELGIVHSISSPVELYCDNTGAIAQAKEPRSHQKSKHIERRYHIIREIIGRGVVAVQKVASADNVADPLTKAMTQQQLEKHLEKMGLRYCTEWL